A genomic window from Anthonomus grandis grandis chromosome 2, icAntGran1.3, whole genome shotgun sequence includes:
- the LOC126750530 gene encoding uncharacterized protein LOC126750530, whose protein sequence is MPLRRFPTHKPKFTIKLYGDSRPGINEVRKQMFASDGKHLASIPLTCAALEEHIKRAAYVAGHIWGCANLVRKNCTSPEGWGWTLDLEVNHWKVLWSKLPQVWKAVRALDRCGCVTGCETLRCSCRRQGLPSSPASQQCMGDCSNKG, encoded by the exons ATGCCTTTAAGGAGATTTCCAACCCACAAACCGAAATTTACCATAAAACTGTATGGC gATTCACGTCCAGGTATAAATGAGGTGAGAAAGCAGATGTTTGCTTCAGACGGTAAACACCTAGCTTCAATTCCTCTTACATGCGCTGCATTGGAGGAGCACATAAAGAGAGCAGCGTATGTCGCTGGTCACATCTGGGGCTGTGCAAATCTTGTAAGGAAAAATTGCACAAGTCCTGAAGGATGGGGATGGACTCTCGATCTTGAGGTCAATCATTGGAAGGTTTTGTGGTCCAAGTTGCCACAGGTTTGGAAGGCAGTTCGTGCTTTAGATAGATGTGGCTGCGTGACAGGCTGCGAGACACTTCGGTGCAGCTGCCGGCGACAGGGACTGCCATCTTCCCCTGCATCCCAACAATGTATGGGGGATTGCTCAAATAAAGGgtaa